The sequence CTCCGTATTTGGATCGGCACGGCTGAAACCGGGCAGCAGATACTATGATATGGCCATCAAGACGGCTGAAATGATCACAGAAAACGGATTTGGCGTGATCACAGGCGGAGGGCCAGGAATTATGGAGGCGGGCAACCGCGGTGCGCACAACAAAGGAGGTAAATCCGTGGGACTCGGTATTGAATTGCCCTTTGAACAGGGTACAAATGAATTTGTCCATCCCAAGTATGAGATCAACTTCAAGTACTTTTTTGTAAGGAAAGTGATGTTTGTGAAATATGCGCAGGGGTTCATCGTTTTTCCCGGAGGATTTGGAACGCTGGATGAACTGTTTGAGACGCTGACATTGATCCAGACGAATAAAATTAAGAGAATTCCAATTGTAATGGTGGGTACCGACTATTGGTCAGGCCTGGTTGGCTGGATTAAAACCCAGCTCATAGAAAACGGCCTGATCAGCCCTGAGGACGCTGAACTCTTCTTTTTGACCGATGATCATGAAGAAGCAGTACGCCATGTTTGCGAATTTTACAGGAAACAAAAGCCGGAACCCAACTTTTCCTACTAGGAAACTTTTATATCCGAACAGAGTTTTTAATAAAGAAACAGGCTTTAGTGATTTTGTGTTTAAATTTTCATTAAGTTAAGCCCGTTTCATTGCATAGTAACCAATCAAAACAGATCACCATGAAATCTTTTAAACTTCTTGTATCGCTGTTTGCTGTAGTTACGCTTACGCTGGTAGCAGCAGATCAATCTCATGCACAGGACGACGCTCGTGCAGCAGCTATTCAACTTTATAACCAGGCTCAGGAACAAGCCGGCAGCGGTAATTTTACAAATGCCATGGGGCTGTTTCGCGATGCTCTTGATGTAGCCCGCGAAAACAATATCGATGATATTGTAACCCTTATCGAAGAAACCCTACCGAAAGTAGCCAGAAGCCGTGCATCCAGCGCTTACCGGGATTATCAGCAGCAGCGAACGCGTGATAACGCAACCACTGCGCTCGAATATTTCTCTGAAGCTCAGGAGGTGGGCCAGGAGTTTGGTGATCAGGAAGTGGTTCAGCAGGCAACGGCCGCCATTCCGCAGCTGCACTATATCCGATCCATCCACGAATTCCGTGATGAGGATTATGCAGCGGCCATGGAAGATCTGGATACCGCTATCGAACTTAACGGTAACTATGCTGTAGCATACTACCAGAAAGCGGTGGTCAGCAAAGCGATGAACCCTACCGATGTAGATGGGTTTATGCAGTGGTACGACCAGGCAATTGAGGTTGCACAGCGTGTAAACGATACGCGTACACTCAACAACTCGCGTGAGGGTGCTGCAGATGAGCTCATTTTCAGAGCGGTTACGCTGAAAGACGAGCGCCGCTACGACAGGGCTATCGAGCTGCTGAACCGGGTTGAGAATTATGAGTCGCAGTCTGCGGATGCCCATTACAGGCTGGCGGAAATCCATAACCTGAGAGGCAACTGGGATGAGGCTCTGAACGAAGCCCGAATGGCGCTTGACTATGAAAGCGGCGGTGTGACCGATAAAGCGAAAATCTATTTTGAGCTCGGTATGGCGTATAAAGGACTGGGCCAGAAAGAAAATGCATGCAGTGCGTTTGAAAATGCCCGCTACGGCGACTTTACCGATCCCGCCAATCATGAGCTTCAGTTTGAGCTGAAGTGCGAAGGCCATACGCCAACCGGCAGGTAGATTAACCGGAAGAATTGACGATTTTAAAAAGCCCTCATGTTGAGGGCTTTTTTTTTGAGATATTGTTTGCTAACCGATACCATTGGAATAAATGCTACATTTATGAGACAAACCAATGCCCTGCCAACGGTGATGGTGGGTGGGGCAGCCGCGTTATGGG comes from Rhodohalobacter mucosus and encodes:
- a CDS encoding TIGR00730 family Rossman fold protein, producing MPAPEFLSENERPSDHFESESNQDLWSIFKIMGEFVDGYDKLLRIGPCISVFGSARLKPGSRYYDMAIKTAEMITENGFGVITGGGPGIMEAGNRGAHNKGGKSVGLGIELPFEQGTNEFVHPKYEINFKYFFVRKVMFVKYAQGFIVFPGGFGTLDELFETLTLIQTNKIKRIPIVMVGTDYWSGLVGWIKTQLIENGLISPEDAELFFLTDDHEEAVRHVCEFYRKQKPEPNFSY
- a CDS encoding tetratricopeptide repeat protein encodes the protein MKSFKLLVSLFAVVTLTLVAADQSHAQDDARAAAIQLYNQAQEQAGSGNFTNAMGLFRDALDVARENNIDDIVTLIEETLPKVARSRASSAYRDYQQQRTRDNATTALEYFSEAQEVGQEFGDQEVVQQATAAIPQLHYIRSIHEFRDEDYAAAMEDLDTAIELNGNYAVAYYQKAVVSKAMNPTDVDGFMQWYDQAIEVAQRVNDTRTLNNSREGAADELIFRAVTLKDERRYDRAIELLNRVENYESQSADAHYRLAEIHNLRGNWDEALNEARMALDYESGGVTDKAKIYFELGMAYKGLGQKENACSAFENARYGDFTDPANHELQFELKCEGHTPTGR